From one Dyella sp. 2HG41-7 genomic stretch:
- a CDS encoding LysM domain-containing protein: MDQALASLVTSAAGTGAPTLTSSRYYGSATLPYTLPNGTQVRYLARRILPQANIYQALQSYVVVEGDRLDNIAAKFLGDPLLFWMICDANNSTDPDALTAQVGRSILIPLSSSIPPGARYG, from the coding sequence ATGGATCAGGCACTCGCTTCCCTCGTCACCTCCGCCGCCGGCACCGGCGCACCCACGCTGACGTCGAGCCGCTATTACGGTTCGGCAACGTTGCCGTACACGCTGCCCAATGGCACGCAAGTGAGGTACCTGGCGCGGCGCATTCTGCCGCAAGCGAATATCTATCAAGCGCTGCAGAGCTATGTCGTCGTGGAAGGCGACCGGCTCGACAACATCGCGGCGAAATTTCTCGGCGATCCGCTGTTGTTCTGGATGATTTGCGATGCGAACAACAGCACCGATCCGGATGCACTCACCGCGCAAGTCGGGCGCAGCATTCTGATTCCGCTTTCATCCAGCATTCCGCCAGGAGCGCGCTATGGCTAG